In Ostrea edulis chromosome 6, xbOstEdul1.1, whole genome shotgun sequence, a single window of DNA contains:
- the LOC130046766 gene encoding uncharacterized protein LOC130046766 has product MEKELEKLVEIGQKLGLQGDKLLEYVREKEKTERKMEEDKLLREERAREREAKREEKELDLQIMQCEQEARRKEKELSMAMQMKESNNQMSLLEKQIQLERVKAEALALEINSKHEGVPIASGVQGRAKLPKLPPINDQRDCIDAYLQRFERFAENAKWSRDTWSVNLSELLTGISLEVYSRLSSGDAFDYDKLKCSLLQRFRLSEEGFREKFRGTKPDKGENPPQFLARIDNYLTRWMELAKSPPKFEGLKDLMLREQFISSCSKTLATFLRERHPKDIKEMTCLAAQFIEAHGVSSFSYDRTNYRVETDDVRSVSAEVQKKSLPSAGKKEKNVTNVDVQVT; this is encoded by the coding sequence ATGGAGAAAGAGTTAGAGAAATTAGTAGAAATTGGGCAGAAGTTAGGTTTGCAAGGAGATAAGTTGTTGGAATATGTTAGAGAAAAAGAGAAAACTGAAAGAAAAATGGAAGAAGATAAACTGTTGAGAGAAGAGAGAGCAAGGGAAAGGGAGGCAAAAAGAGAAGAGAAGGAACTGGATTTGCAGATAATGCAATGTGAGCAAGAAGCGAGGAGAAAAGAAAAAGAGTTAAGCATGGCAATGCAAATGAAAGAATCAAACAATCAAATGTCATTGTTAGAGAAACAAATCCAGTTAGAGAGAGTTAAAGCAGAAGCGTTAGCATTAGAAATTAACTCTAAACATGAAGGTGTCCCCATAGCCTCAGGTGTTCAAGGTCGTGCTAAGTTGCCTAAGCTTCCTCCTATTAATGATCAAAGAGATTGTATTGATGCTTATCTGCAAAGATTTGAAAGGTTCGCAGAAAATGCTAAGTGGTCTAGGGATACATGGTCAGTAAACCTTAGTGAATTGCTCACAGGTATTTCTCTTGAGGTTTATTCTCGTTTGTCGTCCGGAGATGCATTTGATTATGACAAGCTCAAATGTTCATTGCTTCAGAGATTTAGATTATCTGAGGAAGGGTTTCGTGAGAAATTCAGAGGTACTAAGCCAGATAAGGGCGAGAATCCTCCTCAATTTCTCGCGCGCATAGACAATTATTTAACAAGGTGGATGGAGCTCGCGAAATCCCCACCTAAGTTTGAAGGGTTAAAAGATCTAATGTTGCGCGAGCAATTCATTTCAAGTTGTAGCAAGACACTTGCTACCTTTCTGCGTGAACGTCATCCAAAAGACATTAAAGAAATGACGTGTTTAGCTGCACAATTTATTGAAGCGCACGGtgtttcttcattttcttaTGACCGCACAAATTATCGAGTAGAGACCGATGATGTGAGATCAGTTTCAGCAGAGGTTCAGAAGAAATCTTTGCCAAGTGCAggtaagaaagaaaaaaatgttacgAATGTGGACGTACAGGTCACATAG
- the LOC125646546 gene encoding uncharacterized protein LOC125646546 — MNDPVYGLIIGNIIGARDPSNPDPEWDNRRNYKDVVGKNPQEMVKGLAVQTRSQIQKEKEKYKSLKVTSITNNLISADDMRVAQKEDATLDKYREYAKTGTRKFTGQQNVSWFVMENNLLFRYFQSPKVIQLEMG, encoded by the exons ATGAACGATCCAGTCTATGGTTTAATCATAGGTAACATTATTGGCGCTAGAGATCCATCAAATCCTGACCCAGAATGGGACAATCGCAGGAATTATAAGGATGTAGTGGGAAAAAATCCGCAGGAAATGGTGAAAGGCTTAGCCGTGCAGACTAGAAGTCAAATTCAGAAGGAAAAGGAGAAATATAAATCACTGAAGGTAACGAGCATCACTAACAATTTGATCTCAGCAGATGATATGAGAGTTGCACAGAAAGAGGATGCTACACTAGATAAGTATCGGGAGTATGCAAAGACTGGTACGCGAAAGTTCACAGGACAACAGAATGTGTCTTGGTTTGTCATGGAAAATAATTTGCTTTTCCGATATTTTCAGTCTCCTAAA GTCATTCAGTTGGAAATGGGGTAA